A part of Hydrogenobacter sp. T-8 genomic DNA contains:
- a CDS encoding c-type cytochrome — protein MKKFYISLLLVSLGFALEGELIFKNSCMRCHTEKDRKPLSYLKEKYKGKPEAVMELTKRCPWGQGLSEMEAELVSKWLAGIK, from the coding sequence ATGAAAAAGTTTTATATATCCCTTTTGCTTGTAAGCCTTGGCTTTGCCTTAGAGGGAGAGCTTATCTTTAAAAATTCTTGTATGAGATGCCATACAGAAAAGGATAGAAAGCCCCTGAGCTACCTAAAGGAGAAGTACAAGGGTAAGCCTGAGGCAGTTATGGAGCTTACGAAAAGGTGTCCATGGGGTCAGGGGCTGTCGGAAATGGAAGCGGAACTTGTCAGCAAGTGGCTGGCGGGTATAAAATAG
- a CDS encoding Uma2 family endonuclease has translation MGLAERYPVRYTVEDWKHWQGDWELVEGVPYAMASPRPVNQMLLSQLSWLLITKLVGCPQCVVYSELDWYVSYDTVIRPDLMVLCGDIPERVERPPELVVEIVSPSSRHMDEGLKFELCEREGVKYFVLVYPEERSVRVFELLEDKYEEKPDRNFKLSACEVEIDFAKIFV, from the coding sequence ATGGGCTTGGCTGAAAGGTATCCAGTAAGATACACGGTGGAGGACTGGAAGCACTGGCAAGGAGACTGGGAGCTGGTGGAGGGCGTTCCCTACGCTATGGCGTCGCCTAGACCAGTGAACCAAATGCTGCTCAGCCAGCTCTCTTGGCTTTTGATAACAAAGCTGGTAGGGTGTCCTCAGTGTGTAGTCTATTCAGAGCTTGATTGGTATGTTAGCTATGATACAGTTATAAGACCTGATTTAATGGTGCTTTGTGGGGATATTCCTGAGAGAGTAGAAAGACCTCCAGAGCTTGTGGTGGAAATAGTTTCGCCCTCCAGCAGGCATATGGACGAAGGGCTAAAGTTTGAACTGTGTGAAAGGGAAGGTGTGAAATACTTTGTGTTAGTTTACCCCGAAGAGAGAAGTGTTAGGGTCTTTGAGCTTTTGGAGGATAAATACGAAGAAAAGCCTGACAGGAATTTCAAGCTATCAGCCTGTGAAGTTGAAATTGATTTTGCAAAAATATTTGTTTAG